Within the Nitrosococcus wardiae genome, the region GACTGCTCTATCAAAGGGGAAAGGCGGTCCAACCCCTCACCCCCAAAGGCAAAATTATGATCAATGGGGAGTTATGGAATGCAGTCTCTCTAAATGGCGAAAATATCGAAGCCGGAGCATATGTGGAAGTGATTTCCCGGGAGGGCCTCACCCTCTATGTAGACAGTCTCCCCCAATAGCGTTACTTTCAAGGTTTTCCAGTCAGCAAACGCCGATCGGCGCGTTGGAGTGCCTCGGGGGAACCATGCAAGATTAAGGCATCTTCAGCTTCAATACGCATTTCCGGCGTCGGATTAGCCTTTCTAATCCCCTGGCGACGCACGGCAGTCACGGTAACCCCATGGCGACCCAGGGCGAGTTCCTGTAATGTACGCCCTACGGCATATCCCCCTTGGGGGACTCGAAAAACTTGCAACCGCTCGCGCCGACGGGGAGAGCGGCGGCCATGAAAAAAAGTCCGCAATAAACTATAGCGGTCGGACCGAACCTCGGTGCTACGTCTGAGTACTCTTCTAATCGGAACGCCAAGCAACAGCAAAATATGAGCGGCTAGGGTCAGACTAGCTTCCAAAGCATCGGGGATCACTTCTGTAGCGCCAGCATTCAAAAGTTCTTCTAAATGGGTATCGTCTATAGTTCGCACTAAAATAGAGATATCCGGCCGGGAAGCATGGATATGACCTAGAGCCTTCAGCGCCGAGCGCGTATCATTAAAGGTGACAACCACAGCCTGGGCCCGCTCTAGCCCCGCGGCATGCAGTATATGTTCACGAGTCACATCGCCATAGCTGACCGGCTCGCCTGCCTCAGCGGCAGCCCGTACTCGATAAGGATCCAAGTCCACGGCGATATAGGGAAAATTCTCTTCGGCCAGAAATCGCCCAATATTCTGACCCACACGGCCGTAACCGCAGAGGATAATATGGGATTCTAAACCCTTCGCCGTTTCCGCCACTTGTTGTGCAATACCGGTGCGCATTCGCTGGAGACTGCCGGCAAAAAAGTATTCAGCTAGCGTCGTATTAAATCGGATCAACACCGGCGCTACGGTCATGCTCAACAGCACAGCGCTCAATATCACTTGCCCAACAGCCCCCCCCAATAATCCCACATCCAGGGCTAGAAACAGGATGACGAGGCTAAATTCCCCCCCTTGTGCAAGGACGATACCTACCCGTAATGCCGTACTGGCAGGTAAATGGCTTGCTTTGGCCAGCCCCGCAATCACCCCCCCCTTTACCAATATCAGGCCGGTAGCCAACAAGACCGCTGCTGGCCAAACCTGGACTAGAACTTTCAGATCCACGAGCATGCCCATGGTAATAAAAAATAAGCCCAATAAGACGTCTTGGAAGGGGCGAATATCCGCTTCAACCTGATGCCTGAATTCCGTCTCCCCTAATACCATTCCCGCCATGAATCCTCCCAGCATTAGGGATAACCCTGCCTCTTGTCCAAACCAAGCCGCCCCCAGGCTCACCAGGAGCACGGCCAACATGAACAGCTCTGGAGAATGGAGCGAGGCAATATAACGAAAAAATGGCCGTACACCCCAACGCCCTAAAAAGAGCAAAATAAAAAATACGCCAGCCCCCTGGGCCAAGACCGCCACCATGTCCGAAAAACGCAGCCAGGGGGTTCCTTCCGCCAATATCGGCAAAATCAACAACAGGACGATTGCGGCCAGATCTTGAAACAACAAAATGCCCACTGCCGTATGGCCCAGCCGAGTGTGGATTTCTGTTTGTTCAACCAGTTGCCGGCATACGATAGCGGTCGAAGACATTGCAAGCGCTACTCCCACGGCAAATGCCGCCGCCGGCTGGAGGCCAAAGACACCAGCCGCCACCCCTATTACCAGGGTCGTCAGCCCCAATTGCATCCCTCCCAGACCCAATACCGTAGTTTTGTCTGCCAATAAGCGAGGGAGGGAGAACTCCAGGCCAATAGTGAACATTAAAAAAATCACCCCTAGTTCTCCCAATCGATGTATCGCTTCTAGGTCTTGCACCCATCCCAGTGCATGGGGCCCGACAATGACTCCCACTAGTAAATAGCCGACGATAGGGGATAAGCGAGCCCGCTGGATCAACCCAACGACCACAAGAGCAGTGCCCAGAAGAATTAAGATATTATCGATTAGCAATTGTCTTGCCGGTTTGCTCGCTAGAGGTGATAAGAAATTTAAGTGGCCCAAAGCAATGACAAAACCGCCGCCCAACTATTGCCCAAGGAACCCAAAATATTAGACCGACGGCCTATGGGTTTATTTCCGTCTTTTTCAACCCATTCTCCCCATTGTAATTTGTCGGCTATACTTTTGCCCAAAAGGAATTGGTGATCTTTTATAGGGCTAAGTCAGCAAGCTAACGCAAATGGCTCATAACGTGTTATAAATATAACTCATTAACAACTATTTAAGGTGTCAGAATGGAAGATTTATCCACGATGCAATGCGAGGCCTGTGATGCAGGGGCGCCCCAGGTGACAGAAGCAGAAATCCGGGAACTTCATCCGCAAGTGCCTGAGTGGAAAGTTATTGAAGAAAATAATATCCGTCGCCTGCAACGGATTTTTAAATTTAGCAATTTTGCTGAAGCACTGGACTTTACCAATAAAATTGGAGCCCTAGCAGAAAAGGTAGGACATCACCCTGCTATTTTAACGGAGTATGGACAAGTGACTGTGAGCTGGTGGTCCCATAAAATTAAAGGGCTTCATAAAAATGATTTCATTATGGCAGCTAAAACAGATCAATTGCTGCAGTATTAAACCACCCCTCTACGGGAAACAGCCGCTCAACGAATAACTGCTGTACACGAGAATTGAAGATAAAAGCTAAAAAATCATCTATAGGGGGGGCTAAATAAAACAAAGCCCCTGTTAGCAAATAGAGCAACCCGGTCTTTAAGGGGGCGCGGAAACTGCCCAAGTTCAGCGCGGTACCAAAAGAGCGCTTCACGCTTACCCCCATCAGATCTACACTGTATAGCTCATCCAAGACTAAGTGAGTCAGAAAACCTAAAAACACAAACGTGCCACAGAGCCAAGCATTGAGCACCGGTACCTCAAGTGCCTGCACCGCAAGCACCACGGTTCCTAACGAAAAAAACAAAGCCGCAGGAATAGAATGAATAAGACCTCGGTGAACAGTCAACTGAGTAAACAGGGAAAATATCCCGTAGCGGATAATAATAAAAGAAGCACCCCATAAAAGAACTAATTCTATAAGAGAGTAATGGGCCCCCAAGTATAAAACCAAGAAAAAACCAGTTATGACCCCAAGCACATTAAATGTCCAGCGAACGGGTATGGAACTATCAGAATCAATGTCAGGAAGCATCCCTCCAACCACACCTAAGACAAAATAGGTCATCAGTATCTGTGCCGGGAAAGTATGTGTCATCATAAGCACAGTAGCCCCGATGCCGCTTACTGCCGCCGCACCAATCATATGGGTATTAAAGTCTGCCATCGCGAATCATGATTAAAATGAAAAAAGATACCGTTAAAAATCAACATTCCTCGCCACATCCCCTGGACCGGATTGCTTTTTTGGGGATTACGATTGCTATTCTAAGCGCATTAGCAGCAGCCTTATCAGGATTCGGGCATCGTCTAGGCTGGTGGCACTTTGCGACTGGCTTCTCAGTCCTGCGTTGGACAGCTCTCGGTGCGCTAACCGGTATTGTCTTCTCCTTGTGGGGCGCTTTCCGTACCCGACCAGGACGACAGCGGAGGGGATTTTGGCCGGCTTTGCTAGGGCTTACACTCAGCTTGGTAGTGCTCTCCATTCCCCTCTACTGGCTGTTCATTGCACGCTCGGTGCCCCCCATCCACGATATCACCACTGACACCCAGAATCCGCCCGCTTTTTCAGTGCTTCTTCCCCTCCGTGCCGATGCTCCTAACCCCTCTCATTACGGGGGCATTAATATTGCTGCCCAGCAACAAGAAGCCTATCCAGAAATTAAACCTCTTCGCCTACCACTCAATAGTCAAGCCGCACTTGATAAGGCATTAGCTGTTGCCCATAGCTTAGGGTGGAAGGTAATAGGAGTCGAATCCCAGAAAACGAAAGGGGGCAGTATCCGCCTCGAAGCTACCGATACAACATTCTGGTTTGGCTTTATCGATGACATCGTCGTTCGCATTACGCCACTTGACCAGGGTTCTAAAATTGATGTGCGCTCCGTTTCCCGGGTAGGCCGCAGTGATGTAGGCACCAATGCACGTCGAATTCGCGCTTTCTTAACGACACTAAAAGAGCGTGCAGCAATAAAATGACAAAAAAGAACCGGCTAAAATTTATAGCACTTACCGTTTAAATAGAGCAACGGTTTGGCCGGTTATTCCATTGCTCTGAGAAGTTGGGGAGGCTCTATGCCGTATCCCTGAGCGAAATCAACTCCAATTTCTTGGAGTTTTGCCAAAACAGCCTTGTTTTCCACATACTCAGCAATGACCTTCTTACCCATGAAGTGACCAATTTCATTAATAGATTTGACAACTGCATAATCACTAGGGTTAGTGGCTATATCTTTCACAAATGTCCCATCGATCTTAAGATAATCCACTGGGAGGTTTTTCAGATAGGAATAGGAGGACAAGCCACTGCCAAAATCATCTAGCGAGAAATGGCAGCCGAGGGCTTTCATTTCCTGAATAAATCGAGCGGAGCTAGAGAGGCTTGCCACACCAGCAGTTTCTGTGGCCTCAAAGCAGACTCTGTGGGGGGGAGCACCTGTTCTATGAAATTCACGCTTGACAAATTCTGCTAACTTCTCATCACTTAGGGATTGCCCCGAGAGATTGATGGCCACCCCCCCCAGCTGCTCTAGCCTCTCCCCGTGATCAGCCATCCATTGGAGTACAGATTGAACCACCCACCGATCGATAGTCGCCATTCGATGATAGAACTCTGCCGTCTGAATAAATTCACCGGCAGCAATCCATTGCCCATTTTGGCCCCGGAAGCGCAGTAAGATCTCATAATGCGGTTCCATTTCTGAATGACTCGCAATAGGTGTAATCCGCTGACACCATAACTGTAAGCGGTTATCTTCCAATACTTCACCAATTCTTGCAACCCACTCCACCATGCTATGGCGACGGACAAACTCTGCATCATCAAGCTCGCAAACGCGAATCCGGTTTCTTCCCGCCTCCTTTGCTTTCGTACAAGCGGTCTCTACCCGTTGCAACAAAATGGCGGCATCCCGATTCTGATCGGAGACCGCCACCAAACCAATACTGACACCCACGGAAAGGCGTTTGTTATTCCAAGCTAGCTGATAGTTTTCAATGGCAATTCGCTGTTTCTCTGCAACCTTGTAGCCTTCGCCTAGGGAACATTGGATTAACAACACCCCAAATTCGTTATCTCCTAAACGAGCCAGAATGCCTCGATCCGCCACAAATTGTGCCAGCAACTGGGCAATTTCTTTCAATAACGCATCCCCTGCCTCATAACCACAGGTGCTATTAATAATTTTCAACTGATCTAGATCCAAGTAGAGTAAAACATGCTGGTGATGCTCGTGCTTTGCCCGAGCTAAGGCATGATTGACTCGTTTTTCGAATTCTTTGCGGTTAATCAACCCGGTGAGAGGATCATGGGTCGCTTCATAGGCAATATGATTATGGAATTTTTGGAGAACCGCATACTGCGCCCGATCTAAAAGAGGCACATTAGCATCTTCCAGTAGGGTCGCTGTTCCGCGGCGAAGCTGCATCGCAACTTCATTAAGACTCAGGGTGGCCGCTTTCTTACCTTTCGTATCCACAAAAACAAAGGTAGTAAAATCTTCAGCCACCCATACCAACTGCAAGCGTCGTGGGCGACCTTGGCGATCGGTAAACTGTACCCAAGAATTTAAGGGCAACCGCTTGGCGCGATTCACCCAACTTTGGGAATCCTCATCTCTGCCTTCCATGGTAGGGGCTTGAGGGCCCAAAACTTTACCACGGGTTATCTCTGCCTTTACCTCCGGTTGTGTTTCAGCGATCATCCGTCTGTGTTTTTTTAACTGTTGCTGAGCCTGGTAGCTTTGAACGACCTGAGCGATATTACTGGAAATGGACTGGGTACGCTGCCCAAAGAGCCGTTTAAGCTCCTCTAAAACTTTATAAAAAATGTCAACATTATGCTCAAAATCGTGGGCAATATAATTCACAAGATGATCGATTTTGGCCTCAAATTGGGCATCAACTTCATCACGCTCCTTGTTAGGAGGGATTTCAAGCTGCGCCAGCAGATTAAGAATCTGCCGTGCAGGATGATTTCCTTCATCTAAAAAGGCTTTGTCCAGGATGGCCAGCCGCAATAGGGGGATTTCCAACTGCCTAATCCAGGTCCTGGCATTCTCCGGCAAGGCTTTGTCTTCAAGAATAGAGACCAGCAGATTACCCACAATTTCTATGAGATCGTGGGCCTCACTGCTGGGAGGCTCATTGCGAACAGTACGTTCCTGATGGGTTATCTTTGATGATAGCTGTGCTAGCCAATCAGTAACCCTATCCTCATTACCAGTATTTGCCTTGTGATCAGGGCTAAAATTCGCAAGCACCTCAAGCAAATCCTCTTCCCTTTTCAATAATCCGGCAGGAGTATAGCCTCCTCTGCGTTGTCCATGCAGTTTATACAATCCAAGTAATTCTCGAGTCACCCTGTAAGCCTCGGCGGCAGCAAGAGTAGGGGCAGGGTCCTGGGAACGATCAAGGCTAAAAGCTTCCTGGGGCACTGGTTTTTGAGCCGGGGATGGAGGTGCCTCGGGGGTAATTCTGCCCCTGGATGGAGTTTTCTGTCCACTAGGCGGAGAAGAAGGATCTCCCTGAGGTGTAACTGGCTGTTCGCTAAATGATGATGCTCTATTTTGAGCGCTCTGGCCCTGAGGGATAGTAAATTTCCGCTCTAGTGATGGCAGAATACCTTCCGCCTTTAACAGCCCATTTAAATTATTATATAGCACACCCAATTTATCCTCAGCAGCCTTCTTAAATACCTTGTAGATACACTGCTTGATATAATGCCCTATTTCTAAGCTTCGGATTGCACCTTGCAATGCACGGCAAATAGCCCTTGGGCCTACAGGGTTGTTCTCTTTATCAACGGAAATCCCCATGAGACGAGCAAAGCGCTTTTCAATCTCGAACAACAGATCAGCATAACAAGCCTCCATTTTCGATACGGCTTCAGCAATCGCCAACCAATCTTCAAATTCCTCCTTATCGACAACGGCAAGCTTGGAGGATTCGGCCTGATTTTCCTGCGCAGATAAAGCGTCCCTTGCAGTAGCGCCTAAATCATCTAGCTGGGCTAAGAGGGTTTTTTGCCATTTTTCCTCCACCTGCTGGCGATGGCCTTTTATTTCTTCAATCGCCTCAAGATAGAAAGTCTGCTCCAAATTATTTTCTGCATCCCTGGCACAAAGAAATAGGGTTTCATCCAGTTGCTCAAAAAAATCCTTTAAAATTATAGGGAAATAATCTGCCATTTGCTTCCGACAAGCTTCTACAAGAGCATTATTCCCTTGCCTGTTTTTTTTCTCACTGGAGGAACGGGTTTGTTTTGGCCCCAATTTGGGTTGAGGGGGTGTTCGCCGCGATTGGGCGGTAAGGTAATGAAGGGCTTGCAGCACCGCAGGTCCCGTTTCAGAAAAGGCTGCCCCAATTCCCCCTTCAGAGACCCGGACTATACGCATGTTGAGGGAAAAATCCTTATTGCCCACAGAAATTGAACAAGAAAAATGAACGGTGATTATTTCACCCGTATGTTCTCGTAGCTGGATATAAGTGGCTTGAGGATCTCTAGGCACGAGGAAAAAACCGCCCAGACAAAAATCTCGGATTTCCACATCACACCGCACAAATCGTGCACTGCTGAGATAGGCATCTATTTGTATGGGCTGGCGCGGAAAGGCCCGGCGATTTAACTTACTCCCCTGCGGTGTATACATACTTTTTAACTTAATTTAAATACCTATGGCTAAAGGAAGGCACTCTAAAATACCCTAGGGATATCGACCGTAGCTAGCCACTCCTTTAATGAGCCGATATCCGGAGTTCACCCGATTTTTATCACCTCCAATAGTCTGCCTCATCTCAATGGGTTTGCTAGGCTTGTGGGTTTCGCACACCTTCCCTATAAAAACACTTAGGACTTGGTGGTCGGTAATTGACTGTCTATATTTATTATTTAAGCAAGCCTGCTGCATTCAGCCCCCAATAAAAGGAGAACAAAATGGCTCAGGCGAATAGCGACAACCGCACCAATGAGTGGTTTGTTCCTTCCTTTGGCCCATTGAAGTTCCGAGTCCTGATAGGGCTGTTGTTTCTGCCATACACCAGCATGGTTCTTGCTTATACGGTGATTGGCTCCATGCTCGCCCCGACGATATACTGGGACCGGGTGGCTGCTATCCTACTCATTTACTTTCTCGCTTTAGGCATTGGCGCCCATGCCCTGGACGCCCTAGGCAGCAAGAACATCAAACCCTGGGGCCATGTCTTTTCAGTGAACCAGCTTCGTGCCCTCGCCACTTTCTCTCTCATCGCCGCCTATGGGATTGGCATTTACTATATGCTGATCCATACCCCTCTACTCTGGCTCATTGCTATCCCCGAAGGTTTTTTTGTTCTTGCCTACAATCTAGAGTGGTTCAAGGGACGGTTTCATACCGATGGCTGGTTTGCCTTGTCCTGGGGAACGCTACCCGCCCTGGGGGGCTATATTCTGCAGACCAACCAACTATCCCTGGCGGCTCTGCTAGTAGGCGCTGCCATGGGCTTTTTAAGCCTGGTGGAAATTAAGGCCTCTCGTCCCTATAAAGCGCTCAAACGGGCTCACACCTTGGATAGAGGTGAGAAAGATTGGGCTCAAGCTCACACCTTAGAAAGCATATTAAAAAGTATCAGCCTAGGGGTTATCTTGCTTGGCGTTGGCATGGCCATCTGGCGCGGGTGGGCCTAAGAAAAAGGAATAATTGGATGAATTTTCCCAGCTATTGGAGAGAGACCCGTAGCCGGCTTGATCAAGAGCTACGCTGCCAAATACCCATACTTTTTTCTACCCTTCCCCCTCTACAGATAGAGACCGTTCAACAAATTATCAGGGACGGCAAACACATTCGAGGCTGCTTGGTTTGTCTTATCAACAATGCCCTAGGAGGCAAGACCGAAGATGCCTTGCCAAGAGCGATAGCCATCGAATGCATTCAAGCAGCCTCGCTTATCCATGACGATTACGTAGATGAGGACGTCACCCGCCGCCAGCGTCCTG harbors:
- a CDS encoding cation:proton antiporter; the encoded protein is MGGGFVIALGHLNFLSPLASKPARQLLIDNILILLGTALVVVGLIQRARLSPIVGYLLVGVIVGPHALGWVQDLEAIHRLGELGVIFLMFTIGLEFSLPRLLADKTTVLGLGGMQLGLTTLVIGVAAGVFGLQPAAAFAVGVALAMSSTAIVCRQLVEQTEIHTRLGHTAVGILLFQDLAAIVLLLILPILAEGTPWLRFSDMVAVLAQGAGVFFILLFLGRWGVRPFFRYIASLHSPELFMLAVLLVSLGAAWFGQEAGLSLMLGGFMAGMVLGETEFRHQVEADIRPFQDVLLGLFFITMGMLVDLKVLVQVWPAAVLLATGLILVKGGVIAGLAKASHLPASTALRVGIVLAQGGEFSLVILFLALDVGLLGGAVGQVILSAVLLSMTVAPVLIRFNTTLAEYFFAGSLQRMRTGIAQQVAETAKGLESHIILCGYGRVGQNIGRFLAEENFPYIAVDLDPYRVRAAAEAGEPVSYGDVTREHILHAAGLERAQAVVVTFNDTRSALKALGHIHASRPDISILVRTIDDTHLEELLNAGATEVIPDALEASLTLAAHILLLLGVPIRRVLRRSTEVRSDRYSLLRTFFHGRRSPRRRERLQVFRVPQGGYAVGRTLQELALGRHGVTVTAVRRQGIRKANPTPEMRIEAEDALILHGSPEALQRADRRLLTGKP
- a CDS encoding 4a-hydroxytetrahydrobiopterin dehydratase gives rise to the protein MEDLSTMQCEACDAGAPQVTEAEIRELHPQVPEWKVIEENNIRRLQRIFKFSNFAEALDFTNKIGALAEKVGHHPAILTEYGQVTVSWWSHKIKGLHKNDFIMAAKTDQLLQY
- a CDS encoding metal-dependent hydrolase yields the protein MADFNTHMIGAAAVSGIGATVLMMTHTFPAQILMTYFVLGVVGGMLPDIDSDSSIPVRWTFNVLGVITGFFLVLYLGAHYSLIELVLLWGASFIIIRYGIFSLFTQLTVHRGLIHSIPAALFFSLGTVVLAVQALEVPVLNAWLCGTFVFLGFLTHLVLDELYSVDLMGVSVKRSFGTALNLGSFRAPLKTGLLYLLTGALFYLAPPIDDFLAFIFNSRVQQLFVERLFPVEGWFNTAAIDLF
- a CDS encoding DUF1499 domain-containing protein codes for the protein MKKDTVKNQHSSPHPLDRIAFLGITIAILSALAAALSGFGHRLGWWHFATGFSVLRWTALGALTGIVFSLWGAFRTRPGRQRRGFWPALLGLTLSLVVLSIPLYWLFIARSVPPIHDITTDTQNPPAFSVLLPLRADAPNPSHYGGINIAAQQQEAYPEIKPLRLPLNSQAALDKALAVAHSLGWKVIGVESQKTKGGSIRLEATDTTFWFGFIDDIVVRITPLDQGSKIDVRSVSRVGRSDVGTNARRIRAFLTTLKERAAIK
- a CDS encoding DUF1631 family protein — its product is MYTPQGSKLNRRAFPRQPIQIDAYLSSARFVRCDVEIRDFCLGGFFLVPRDPQATYIQLREHTGEIITVHFSCSISVGNKDFSLNMRIVRVSEGGIGAAFSETGPAVLQALHYLTAQSRRTPPQPKLGPKQTRSSSEKKNRQGNNALVEACRKQMADYFPIILKDFFEQLDETLFLCARDAENNLEQTFYLEAIEEIKGHRQQVEEKWQKTLLAQLDDLGATARDALSAQENQAESSKLAVVDKEEFEDWLAIAEAVSKMEACYADLLFEIEKRFARLMGISVDKENNPVGPRAICRALQGAIRSLEIGHYIKQCIYKVFKKAAEDKLGVLYNNLNGLLKAEGILPSLERKFTIPQGQSAQNRASSFSEQPVTPQGDPSSPPSGQKTPSRGRITPEAPPSPAQKPVPQEAFSLDRSQDPAPTLAAAEAYRVTRELLGLYKLHGQRRGGYTPAGLLKREEDLLEVLANFSPDHKANTGNEDRVTDWLAQLSSKITHQERTVRNEPPSSEAHDLIEIVGNLLVSILEDKALPENARTWIRQLEIPLLRLAILDKAFLDEGNHPARQILNLLAQLEIPPNKERDEVDAQFEAKIDHLVNYIAHDFEHNVDIFYKVLEELKRLFGQRTQSISSNIAQVVQSYQAQQQLKKHRRMIAETQPEVKAEITRGKVLGPQAPTMEGRDEDSQSWVNRAKRLPLNSWVQFTDRQGRPRRLQLVWVAEDFTTFVFVDTKGKKAATLSLNEVAMQLRRGTATLLEDANVPLLDRAQYAVLQKFHNHIAYEATHDPLTGLINRKEFEKRVNHALARAKHEHHQHVLLYLDLDQLKIINSTCGYEAGDALLKEIAQLLAQFVADRGILARLGDNEFGVLLIQCSLGEGYKVAEKQRIAIENYQLAWNNKRLSVGVSIGLVAVSDQNRDAAILLQRVETACTKAKEAGRNRIRVCELDDAEFVRRHSMVEWVARIGEVLEDNRLQLWCQRITPIASHSEMEPHYEILLRFRGQNGQWIAAGEFIQTAEFYHRMATIDRWVVQSVLQWMADHGERLEQLGGVAINLSGQSLSDEKLAEFVKREFHRTGAPPHRVCFEATETAGVASLSSSARFIQEMKALGCHFSLDDFGSGLSSYSYLKNLPVDYLKIDGTFVKDIATNPSDYAVVKSINEIGHFMGKKVIAEYVENKAVLAKLQEIGVDFAQGYGIEPPQLLRAME